ACGCACTCCCATCAAATTAACACTCCACTTTGTATTTATCTCCTTTCATCCTATGTTCCCAACTTTCTTAATCAAGTCCTATGTTCCCAACTTTCTTACTCAAGGGTGTTCAGAATTATCTCAATATACCCTTCCTCTTCGTTTGAAAGTAAAATTTTACGTACTCTAGATAGAACATTCTCTATTGAAATTTGAACACCATGATAAGAAAAGCAAAGGTACACAGAGTTAAAATGGGACTGGTAACTTCGTACTATGTTCTACAAAGAGAGGAGAAAAAATATAGGGGTGAGgtgggggaagagagagagaaagagattcgTATGATTATTATTGCAGCCTTTTAATGTAGATATAAGTGAAAATAGACTAGACACTCCTCTACTATGTAGCTGACCAAATCCAGCAGAAGCTTCAAAATTACTCCATATGTTATTTGtagaacaagaaaacaaaatgttCTTCTCATGGCCGATCCCAAATGGTAAAGGCTGTGACACTGCTCCACAGTCAATGTTAACAGTACTTGATATGCGAAGTTAAACTTTTGGAACGTATGAGCACTGATTGCCCGGTCCATTCAGTTAGGGACTGATCATTGTCCCCCATCAAATTTCGTTACGAGAGAGATTTGTATGACTCATAATAAACTAGACACTCCTTTGATACATTGCTGACCAAATCCATGGGAAGCTTCAAAGATACACCATACATTATTTGTAAAATTAGGAAACAAAAAGTTGGTCTCATGGCCGATCCCAGATGGTAAAAGCAGTGACACTGCTCCACAAGGCAATAGGACATGACACCAACATCAAACGAGGAGCCCCCAACAAGATCAGGGAGCACCATCAATGTTAACATTACTTGATATGCGACGTTAGCTTTTGGAATGTACAAGCATTGATTGACTGCTGCGTCCAGTTAGGGACTGATCAATGTCCCCCATCACATTTCGTTCAGAAAGATTCGTATGACTCGTAATAAACTAGACACTCCTCTGACACATTGTTGACCAAATCCAACGGAAGCTTCAAAGTTACTCCATATGTTATTtgtaaaattataaaacaaaatgTCGGTCTCATGGCCAATCCCAAATGGTAAAGGCAGTGGCACTGCTCCACAAGGCGATATGATATGACACCAACGTCAAAGGAGGTGCCCCAACAAGATCTGGGAGCACCATCAACGTTAACAGTACTTGATACGTGGCGTTAACTTTGGGAATGTACAAGCATTGATTGCCTGCTCCATTCAGTTCAATGTCCCCCATCAAACTTCGTTCAGAGAGATTCGTAAATTGTTGACCAAATCCATGGGAAGCTTCAAAGTTACTCTGTATGCTAAATGTTGGTCTCATGGCCAATCCCAAATGGTAAAAGCAGTGACACTGCTCCACAAGGTGATAGGATATGACACCACCATCAACGGAGTAGTTCCCAACAAAAGCTGGGAGGACCATCAACATTAACAGTAATCGATACACGACGTTAACTTTTGGAATGTACAGGGTCAGGCATCAATTGCCTCCATTCAGTTAGGGACTGATCACTGTGCCCGTCACACTCCCTATGTCATTTGTGGTTCCTATACATTACAAGTCATATATGCTTTCTAGGAAAAAGAAGTCATACCGTATGCTACAAATCTagcaaaaacaaaatacaaagcaCATTCAAAACATAGATTCCAGGGAAGAGTGCAGATACGAAGATTAAAGCATTCAAATGAACTCACCTGATCAAAATCTCTCCAAGGTTTCCAGTAGATTGTCCATCAATATATTCTTCAGTGTTTGCCAACTATACATATAAGATTTCAATATTAAACACAAATCAGCGTCAAACTTCTATCTCACAAATAAAAAGCAAAGAAAGAAGCAAAAACAAGCTAAAGGTATGTACTCGGAATATGTAAACATAAAGAGTTGAAGTTTATAATAGTACCTGCAAGTTCATATAGGCATCTGTCGAGACAAGAAAACCTGAGCAGAGGCTTGAAATCAGGATTAGGGATACACTAAGCTTGCGTTAAATAAAGTTAACTGCACgaggaaacaaaagaaaacacgGCACAAGTATCCAATGTTAGATTAAACTTATCAAAAATATAAGTTAAGAGATTAAGCTCATGAACCACAAATTTATACAAGTATTAAAATCACAATTCGATAAATACAATGACAAACTAACCCGTAAAAGCAGTGGAAGAATAAGCCAAATCAGACTTCAAACAGTGCACCTTCTCCTCTCTTGCAAAACCAAAAGTACTCAAACTAACAATAGGTCTTAGTTCAATATTGAGCGTATGTTTTGTGAGAGCAGTGGCTTATGTTTTTATACTAAACATAGATTGCCCTATTACAATCCTACAAGGAATACAAGACCAAATCCTTGTATAAGTATGAGTTCTATTCTCGAGCCAACAGTAGAGTTTCAATCCAAACCAAAGTTGAATTAACTCTTATAAACACATTAAGACCTCTTTATACCAATCTAAAATAACAATGATTATTACTAAACTGTAAGAATCACACTCATACTCTAACATTCTCCCCCTTGAGTATGATTCACAACAGTAAATAATCATCTCAAATTCAATATAAAGGTGATCACATAAGTCATTCTTCAACCACACTAGTACATAGACACAACCAGCTTACATataccaaaacaatgaatttataattgCCTTTGCAATACAATATACAAATTTAACTTACAAATCACAATGTCTAGTTTATGTTCATAGCAATGTATCTAAGCTCAAAAGTAAACCAAGACGTCTACTCCCACTCATATAGCCACCAAATCTTTTGGATAACAAAAGCTTAACCTCACATACAACTTACCTATGCATTTTAAAGTATTGAACTTAAGAATCTTTTCTGTTACATCGCAGAATTAACTCAAAAGTCACAACATACTTAATTTGCACTTTGTAATTATGTGAACCAATAtagaaaaaaccaaaccaatttgCTCCCACTTATCTAGGCTATACTTAACACAAACAAGTTAAGTATAAGTTAATATCAACTATATTAACTAATAGTCATTGCAATACACTGAATGTCTTATCAATGTGATCAATTGCCGCAACAAATATGCAAACAAATTCCATGATCACATTCATCCAATTTGTATTTACAACAATGTGATTTTACTTGACCAGAACAAACACATAAATTGATTTGCTCCCACTATATCAAGTTAAGTTTAGTTCCAGCAAATAGCACTAAACTTCTCATTACTTaaacaaattaagtaacatAAATAATTACCAATTGCTTCAATAAAACCATAATCTGGTTTTCAAGCATCCAAATGAATTATAATGGCCGGCCTAAATAACCTTATGCTTACATTCGAATATATGATTCTCCCACTTAAGCATAATCAAAATGTACTGCACAGCCAATAAAGAAACCGGAGATATGAACCAATTGATTCCCAATTCCTTACCAATTGCATAATCTCAGTTTAGTCAAATACATCTAAACCATTATGCAAGCAGTCTATGTATCAAAAGATAGTCACTATCCATTCGGAAAAACTTATCTCACATAAACCCAAAATCACTAGTTTCAACAATGATCAAAATCAGAATAGCAAGCAcaatatttttgcattcaatttGATCCTAACTAGTTCAATAACTAGTTCAATATCCATCGAGCAAGATCGACCAAATTTGATAATGTCTGGATATATATCACAACAACATGTCTTGATTAAAACGAGATAATCAAGACCACTATTTCTTCTGGAGAACTCGAAGTTCATCTTCCTCCCTATTTGTGATTTCAACCAAAATATAATAGCGGAAGCATGCATCATGAAATcacaaatatacatatacagTAAGCATGCATCGATATATACATGATAAGATTAGTCGACAATAatccaaattaaaaatattcatgCCTTTAATTCATTGTCAACACCATCATCAATTATATACAGATTCGTAAGCAAGTCCTTGGAGAAAATAACGATAGCCACATATCATTAATCTTATGAATTTCCAATAAGATGACAAAATAATTATTTGCTTTCTGATTCATAATagaatatatattttgtaaatgGCTAAAAGTTGATTGTCACAAGACTCATTATAGGCAGTCAATAAAACATCTACCTTATATATTCATTTGTTCATATATTTTCttgtatgcatgcatgcatcaaTATGCAGAGAAACTTATGCAAGttccatttgatatatataAAAATGCATGCCCATAATTACAACGTCTATGCACGAATGCTATctccatatatatacatatttcaTTCAAATATGCTATTATGTATAAATCACAAAGCAATTGGCATCCACTTTATATATGCATTTATTTTTGTCGCTTTATAATACCTGCTGACTTGCATATGATATGCAGTCAAATCCATTCCAACCCAAACTTGATATAAATCAAACCAATTGAAAATCAGGAATTGACACTAAGATGTGCATGTGTAGCTCCCCGCAATTTAAATGTATCGAGATTCATACATGAAAAAATGCATACACATTGactctttaatgaaaaatagaaGAGTATATCTAGACATACACTAATTTATTTATGCAACAAAGGATGATTCCAGACATCTCACATAAATCACAAGTTGGCATCTATAGGGATTTCGAGTTTAATCATGCCTtcacaatatatataaataaacaagCATACTCGAAATAGCAAAAGCCCTAATTCATTATGCTCCAACTCATCGAATTATAATTACGCATATAGGAGAACAATTAATCATGCATGAAACAGTGAACTGAGTTACCTGAATGCATCATTGGACCCGTGTTCGTCAACCCGATTGCAATTCCTCGGTTCCAAATCAACGAAACAAATTATCCATAAATGCTCGAGACCCATCCATGCGGATTGCCATCACTCCCAATTCCCATGGACCTCATACCATTGCAGATTATCAAAGTAAATCGTCATTGTTACAGATGCGCCGAACCAAAATCATCGCCAAAGCGATGGCCAGAATCCCATCGACACAAATTCACATAAAAAGACAAACCATGAACATTAAAATCTCTTAGACAAACAAAACTTTTAATGTCGTCAAACCAAGATTTCATCTTTCTTTTATCTTACTAATATTTGGTCTGTACAAGGCATATTTTATGCACATCTTTATAATCAGATTCATTAATTCAAAACGATAAGACCCACAAAAAGCCACGGATTATTGATTACAACAATAATAGTATATGTACTCACATTCCATAACCACCCAATGAATCCTTGATTAATTCTTATAAAAATTCAACATGGAATCCAACGCACAgcagaaaaattaataactgTACAAGCTTTAATAGATTAATTCTATCAAATTGAGTTCAACATGTAGCCATTATTCGTTTGGCATCTACATGCCAAAGTTACAAGACCGTAtgcggcaaacatgatattcaTTACAAGAAACtcaattcaaagtccaaaatttcTCACAAACTAAGCCTGAACCCTGCTAATTTACCGTCACGTATTTTGCACTTTTAATTTAATACTTTCAATTTGAATTCAAGAGCAAAAAtcttaggctctgataccacatgttagATTAAACTTATCAAAAATATAAGTTAAGAGATTAAGCTCATGAACCACAAATTTATACAAGTATTAAAATCACAATTCGATAAATACAATGACAAACTAACCCGTAAAAGCAGTGGAAGAATAAGCCAAATCAGACTTCAAACAGTGCACCTTCTCCTCtcttgcaaaaccaaaattactcAAACTAACAATAGGTCTTAGTTCAATATTGAGCGTATGTTTTGTGAGAGCAGTGGCTTATGTTTTTATACTAAACATAGATTGCCCTATTACAATCCTACAAGGAATACAAGACCAAATCCTTGTATAAGTATGAGTTCTATTCTCGAGCCAACAGTAGAGTTTCAATCCAAACCAAAGTTGAATTAACTCTTATAAACACATTAAGACCTCTTTATACCAATCTAAAATAACAATGATTATTACTAAACTGTAAGAATCACACTCATACTCTAACATCCAATACTTTTCCATAACCGTAAGCAACATACCTTTGTACTCCATTCCCCATTTAAGTTTCACAATGACAGTCTTACCAGTCAGATTATTCAGGAACGGCTTCGGGTTAACTGGTATTGTCTGCATTATGAACATAAACAAACTAATCAACATCCAGAACACGCCTTTATGTTTAACAAGTGAATCTAATTAAACATGGGACAGATTGCAACCATATTCTCGTGCAATTTACTCTACTTCAACACTGTTTAATAATCTACCATAAATAAAACATCATGAATTGAAACATACATACATCCATATCTCACAAGTACTAATTAACAAACCAAATTTCTCCTAAAACTAAAATCTCCAAAGGAACAAAATTTGGTTGCAAAACGAACCTTTCAGAAAACTTGCATTCAATTTTAtggagaaattggaaaaatcagAAACATGGAATAGCACCCCAAAAAAATAGtcacaagaaaataaattatgCATAGTAATTTAAGAATATTCATACGTGATGGAGAAAAATAGATGCAGAAGAAAACACTCACAGccattggagacagagagagaggaggggcTTCAGTGGTAGAGTCGAGCTTGACGAGAAAGTGTTAGGGTTTTTCTTcacgtttttgtttttgggtcaGGCAtcgcaattcctgacacgatcCGATAACCTGATACGACACAACataaaattaacaggtgttcgggtcgacacgataacaaaacgggtcgttatcgggtaatcCGATAAGCTCATGTTAAGATAACGAGTtagttcgggtatacacgtgggtaacacgatacacgataagcaaaatattaatttaataattttataaccctaaaaaaatactataataattatatatattaatttaacaattttatacccctaaaaactataataattatatatatatatatattaatattaaattaactcTAATAagtatacccccaaaatattaactgtactagttatatatatatatatatatatattaaattttaaattaaattttatacccctaaaaactataataattatacatacaaaataaatagatttaaatctacttaataaataaatatatatatacacacacacacacaccattgaactttatgggatacgaattatacgaaattaatttcaacgatccaaccgtcaaacttgtttgtatatgctttgagatcgcatctgtaaaaaattacaaaaaacaaacattcacatatcaagtaacgagacaaaacctttcgacgattataaacgaaaaatcacgatttaacggctattttaacttcgattttgatgattttttacatctacactccttgaccctatatgaatacaatgaatgaattcaatcttcaatttaaaatatttacactagtggataccacaaaatcttatgttatacttgatgaaagtatgaataaactcttaagtattagtgaatctattgttttgatgggatatgcattatacgaaaccattttcaacgatccaaccgtcaaacatatttgtatatacttcgagatcgcatacgccaaaaattgcaaaaaacaaacattcagagatcaagtactAGGACAAAACGTTTCAACGattataaaggaaaaatcactatttaacggttattttaactctgattttgataattttttagaaCTACagtccttgaccctatacgaatacaatgaatgaattcgatcttcaatttaaaatatttacactagtggataccacaaaatattatgttatacttaatgaaaatattaataaactcttaagtgttagtgaatatattgttttgatgaaatACGCATTttgtgaaactagtttcaacgatccaaccgtcaaacttgtttgtatatacttcgagatcgcatacgccaaaaattgcaaaaaacaaacatttagagatcaagtaacgagacaaaacttttcgacggttataaacgaaaaatcacgatttaacggttattttaactccaattttgatgattttttacagct
The nucleotide sequence above comes from Malus sylvestris chromosome 16, drMalSylv7.2, whole genome shotgun sequence. Encoded proteins:
- the LOC126608434 gene encoding probable small nuclear ribonucleoprotein F; this encodes MATIPVNPKPFLNNLTGKTVIVKLKWGMEYKGFLVSTDAYMNLQLANTEEYIDGQSTGNLGEILIRCNNVLYLRGVPEDEEIEDAERE